The genome window gagcAAACTGGGCAGTACTGCATAGCTGTGccacacagctgcagtgtgaTGGCAGAGACCCCTGGAGGGGAGGAGCACCCCACTTGGAGCCGGGGGCCTGGTGCTGAGATGGGGCAGCACGCGGAGCTCTGACCGCTCCCCCAACCCTGCAGGTTCCAACAACGAGTGCGAGATGCTCGTCTGTAACTGCGACCGCACAGCCGCCATGTGCTTCTCCAAGGCACCCTACGACCCCGCTCACCTCCACCTGGACAAGAAGAAATACTGCAGCAGTTaaactgcagtgcagctgccGCCAATAAAATCCGTGCGCCACGTGCCCCGCCTGCTCCATGCTGCGCCGCGGCCTCGAGAGAGGGATGGAGAGTGGGATAGAGGATGGGTGGGTGGTCGCGAAGCTCCGCCCCTTCCGGCCGTGGAGCACCGCGGCTCGTGCTGCGCCCCGCCCCTTCCGGCACCCGCGTCCTTTGATTGGCCCTGAGGAGTGGCGGGGCGGTGCCAGGAGGAGATGAGCGCGTGCTGTTCCGTCCGGAGCGGCTGTTCCTCGCGGGGCCGATGTCCTCCCAGGCCGCGTGAGGGGCTGAGGCAGCTGTTGGCCGCCGTCCTCTCCGAGCAGTCTCATGTGTGGGccgggctgtggggctgaggctgtGTTACCCGGGCCGGGAGGGGCTGTGCAGCTTTCTTGGGGCTGTCTCACTGCATCCCATCCTGCTGAgcgtgccctgccctgctgctctgtgtggagGGCTGCCATGTGTGTGAGGGCTGCTGGGTGGTGTGGAGGGGCTGCTCGTGTCCACGTTGGCTGCTGGGAGCGGAGAGCTGGTTCTTCACAGCAACACAGCTCCATACCCCCCAGCAGCTGAGCAGTACGTGCAGCCGCACCGCCATCTTCATCGGGTGCAGAATGGAAATCTCGGGTGAGTTCTACaatgagtgcaccctcagtgtGTCGTTCTGCAAGCACATTGCCACAGAGGACTTTGAGGAGCAGTCTGTGACCTACAGTAAGCTGTGCCTGCATGAGCTGTTCTCAAAGATGGGACAGAACCCAAAGATCTGCAAGAGGGctctgagaaagcagaagcagacgGAGAAGGAAGAAGCGGGCATGGTGTCATACATAAAGGTACACACAGCGTAGGGGAGAGCCCTGGGACTCTGAGGGTGTTAGAATGGTCACGGGATAGGATGGTGAATCACATTctttgtgagaaaaaaataaaatgaatcttAAGTGTGTGCATCTCATACGCAGCTTCTCCCTGTCAGGGCTGACTGAGTCCTCGTTCTGTGGTAATACTCATTTCCTATTTCCTGAAGGTTATGGCGAACCCTTCCCACTTCATCCAAAATATTTCCTTGGCTCTTTGTCAGGTCTGGAACTTATGGTTGCTGAAGTTGGTGTCAGCACTGCTACTGTGCCTTCCTGCTCGTGTGGGACGCATCGCttactgcagctcctcatgcTCGCACTGCAAGCCCCAGCATGGGGATGGTTTTGGTGGTTAAGCAAAACCCTTCTGTGAGTGTTTTTTCCTCATCCCCCTCCCTAATAATCCTGTGATAAGGGAACAGCAGAATGTCCCAGAAGTGCTCTTATGTTAGCAAACTGGCACTATTTTGATCTGCATATGCTGAAGCTGCATGTGTTGTCAGGGGCTCAGCAGGGGCTAGCAGCTCGCTTGGGTCAGGCATTCCAGCCTGCTTGTCTGGAGTGTGCAGGCATCATGCTCTATGCTGTGACGCCCTCTGACacaaactgcttttctctttccctcctctTCTATTTTTAGCCTTTGTAATTGCTGCCTTCTTGGCCAGTTTTCAGTGTGAGTGAGTATGAATTCCTCATTGTCCATCTGTGTCCTCTGCATGATTTCCTGTATCTGTCAGGACTTGGGTTCACAGGTGATAGACTGCTCAGCTGTGCAGCCCCCAATGGGGAATCCTCCACTTAAAAAGTCTTGCAGAAACAATATGATCAGAGGAAAAGGATTAATGATCTCCTTTCTGTTGTTATTCCAAAAATATcatccaccttttttttttctctctctcttttttttaatgatttaatgaaGAAATCAAAGCTATCTACCAGCCCATGTTCCAGAATTTCCTGCCTTTCGGAAAGAAAGCTTCAGCCAGAAGAAATCTGGCATCTGAAAGATATTTCCACAGTGTATGTTGGTGATGAAAATGGCCACACCAGTCAGAATGAAGAGGCAAAGTCCTCTATCGTACATTTATTGTTTCACctgtataatttttttctgtaatctaAAAACACAGCTGTTCAGGTGAAGGTAATTTAGATCTTGAAACCTCTGCACTGAGGCAGGGTAGGGGATTCAGGGTGATGTGATAAGAAATGCTGATTTCAGGTGCTTGGCTGAGACCCTCTTCATTCCTTTCCCACTAACACCAACTGTCCTCTCAGGATTGCTGCTGTTTACCTGGTACCCCAGGACAGGGTACGTGAGAAGGCTCCATCCGTCCTGCCCAAGCTGTAGGTTTTGAGTGAATAGACCAAGGAAAGCAGTCACTGGGCTCTGGTTTGAAATGCCTGTTTTTTCTCCACACAGATGCAAAGAATAGGAAAGGGTGACATCCAAGGCTGTCGTGTGGGAAGAGGTACACTCTATAAGGTGGATTTTGCCCCTTTCGCTCCAAGGCTTCAGAACCTTTTGAGTTCATCATGCCCAGAGTCTTTGGTCCTTTCCGAGAAGTCATGAATAAGCAGGTTTGTTGGTAGGAGCAATCTGACTGTAAGGCAGGATCCCTCGGGCCAACTGCAGTCCATGCTGCCTTCACTGGAGCGCTGTTTGTGAAATGCATCAGGCTGCAGGACTCTTACAGAGTTTGCTCTGAGTGTTCGTGCAGAACCGAAGGCAAGGATTGCCAAATAGGAAGCAGCTTCTATTTGCTTTGAGTAACTCCTACCCCACTTTCAGAGGAGGGGCAGAAGGATCTGTTCTAAGGTACTCACAGCAACTTTAGCCAAACCTCAGGGACTTGTCCTAATAGGAAAGGCTgtaagaaaaaagggaagagtaCATTGATTTCAGGCTACTGATTTCAGCTAattttattgaagaaaaaaagaagtattcaTGTATTGTTGTCTAATGTGTGCTTTTGCTAACCACGGATGGACAGAGCTACCACTTCAAGTCCAGATCTGAAATCTTCATCCACTCTGCCAACAGCAATGACCCAGAAAAGGTAGGAGAAGATTCAGTCATGGTGGATGGTCAAGGCTGGCTTTGAGCAGACAAGGCATTATTTCCTCCCTGGTAAAGGGGGAAGAGATCACTGCCCAGGCTGTGTAACACACCTTTGCTGTTAGTTTCAGCCAGTGGATGATTTATGTTCTATAGTACTGAACCCTGGAGGTTTCTGTAACTCCTTTGAGAGCAGTAACTACATCAGTAAGCTGCAAAACAGGCTTCTCAAGATCGGTCTCTGCTAGCTACCTGCCGTGAAAGCTTTTGCTAGCTGTTGGCTCTCTGCACTGCAATATCCCACACAAACAGTCCCAAAGAAGTGACAGGGGAAGGTGGTGGTCAGTGTTAGAGTGGTGCAGATTATGGATTTGGTTTAGAACTTCAGgctttctcttgcatttctcCGATGGGCAAACTTAGTTCCCAGTGGTGTGTGGGGCAACATGTTAAGAATTCACGTGCTCTGAACCTGCTGTATGAGAAGTCAATTTTAGTTGTGCTGGATCAGCTTGGCACCAAAAACAGGACAACTTTGTCTCGGCCTCATATACCTGTGATAAATGTATGCTCACTAACATATAATAATAAATCATGCACAGGAAATTTACTGTAAATGCTCATTATCTACTATAAGTCCTTGTCCCTAGTGACTTAAAAGCATGTAGTGTAAGCAGTGGAGGGTCAGGGCAACACAACCCATTTATCAGTGAGGCTGAAGAGACaccctgcttctcctctcccagATACCCAACTGCTGAACTGGAAAAGAGGCACAGATAGAAGGCTGAGTTACCTGTCACATTTGGTAATGCTAAGTCCTCACTCAGGACAATGAGCATTGCCTTCTCAGAATACGGGCACTAATGGCATTAAACCTGCAGCCTCTGTTTTTAACACGCCTGTGCCGTGCAAGCTTCCAGATGGTACAGAAGATGATGTGGAGAGTGAGAATCCTGGCCCCGGTTCCTCTGCCAAGGAGACTGAAACGCCTTCTTACATGGAACACCTATGTGAATAAACACGGTGCAAGCGCCCAGGTTGTGTGTGGAGACTGTGATGATGCCTTAGCAATGATTTCTGCAGAAGCTTTGGTTAGCAGCTTTACTGCCCTAAAGATAGACATCTCTGAGCTTTTTTCAATACCAAACAGCAGATTTCTTCACACACTGGAAAGTGGGATCTCCCTTGAATGGGAGCAGAAAGGAGTGCACCTCATGTGGCTTTCAAGTGAAATAGTGTCCCCTCTGGCCCTTGGAACTGAGTCTTGAAACTCTGAGTATCTAATTCCCTTTACTTTCTGCAGGATTGATCCCCTATATCCACTGGATTCTGTACTTTACTTGTTCCTGCCTGGTATGGGTTTGAAGCGGCAACAAAAGAGAAGCAATTTAGCATTCTGTGGTCAGATCTCCTTGCTCTGTTATTGCCCTCTTAGCAAATGACTCTGGCATCCTTGCTTCTAACAGCTTGCTCACAGTTCTTGTCAGAATATTAATATGGGGCAAGTTAGGTGAAGGGTAGGACTGGGGCTTTTGAAAGACCCCAGTGTAGCTAAGAGGGGAGTGGTAGAATGATGTGGAAGGTTGGATCCAAAATGTAATGTTTCAGGCTGTGcaagtgtatgggaactgttgaatcattgcatgaacctctgattgatcacctgaggcgagcactgagtgagccacaggagcacaggtgaaagcaattcacctcTGTGACCggaagggctggagcctggctgcacctctcccgtaccccatttaagggctgactgcccctggAGAAGgttctctttctggagattgctcctcttggagtttttcctgtgagcctacaacatgggtgagcattttccatttgtttccaaTGATCCCTTTCCAACGCGATAACCTTTGTAGCTTTACGATCTGTGCATACCAATCTgaccacaccactctgtatatttgttgactATACACCTGTGctttcaaataatttattacAAGAGCAGTATTCTTGTTCAGCTCCTCTTTTGATCcattttttttggaggggggagggaggggaatgACAACTGCAGTTCTTTTTGCCTCCTTTATCCTCTCTGCATGCTCCATATTTGCCCATGAATGACATGGGATCCTCCAGCTGATACTGTGTGTTCCATATCACCCTCCCGTGCTGTTCTGCCTGGAGTAACTCAGTCAAACTCCCCATACCCCATTCTTGACAACtattaaaagaaaggaagtatTTTGTTCTCAGATGTCTGAATATCCTGTCCCAGTCCAGTCCTTTGCCAGtgaatgcaaagaaaaggcactgTTTACACAGCGagggaaggcagagaagaactccttttcatccttcttctccttccttgttAAGTGGAGATGGTTTCAGTGCAGAAAACTGTCAGGCTGACATGTGTGAGGTTTGCTGCCCTCTCCTGGCATCACCGGGGCCCATGTGTAAGGATCTTGTGGCTGCCCTTCAGACTGAAGCAATTCCCCTTTGGAGAGATTAAGTCCTGGATTAAGGGATGGAGGGAAGAAACTGCTTTATAGATGAAATTGAACATTTATATTATTCACATTTCACAACAGCAGTGTTTTGATGAGCCAGGTCAGTTCAACCAGGCACAGCTTTCAAATCAGCAGTGACTTGAGAAACCCTCAGGAACCTGCTGTGCTACAAAGAAGGAGTGCAGCATGCAAAGGTACCAGCACTGATCGTGTTCTCTCAATCTGCAGTTGGTCCCCTGTAGTTCTGTCACTGTGACAAATGGACTGGGACCACCCTCATGTTAGTTCATGGCAGTGGGAGGTGGTACTATGGCCCACCTGAGCACACCAGGAACGGGTGGGAAGGTGCAGCCAGGCTTCGATGCACGTTGTCTGAACAGGTTTCAGTTCAGCCCCAGCATCTGCTGGCTATTTAAACCCACGTTCTTACCCTTTAATATCCTTTAAGGTACTTTAAGTACCCAGAGGGTACTCACCTTGTCGAGATAATTTTACTCCTGATAGCCACTGGTGCTCAGCTCGTTGGCTCAGTGTGCAACTAtcaaaggcagcagctctccaCAGCGGGAATTCAGCTTGAGGGATGCAAAGTGATCTAACCTCGTGGGCCCAATGTTGAGGACTGCGATTGGCAGCTGCTTCTCCCGGGCAGCCAGTGCAAACCTGTAACCAGAGTACACCTGCAGGAACACCAGCAGATGGAGTTATCGGCAGCACAGGCAAAGAACAGCGACGGAAAGGACTGTAGAAAGTGAAATGGGTGATGGTTGGCAGTGGGAAATGGGGCTGTATGTGTATGCTGTGTTATGCAGCTGCACTTCATTCAGGTAGGGGGTTTCTCCATTCAGAAAAAGACATCAGCTTTTAACCTCTCAGCAGTTGGAGAAAATACACTGAAGGGAAGGTCCCTGTCTTTCACTGATTCTCTGCAGCAGTTTTTGCTACTTATCACAGGTCTTTAAACGCTTCTACTTTGGTGGTTCTCACATGGCCCAGCTTAGGTGCTACAAGAATGAACCTAAGGCATTTCAATCATTCCTGTATGAAGGATTATGAGCTTAAGAAGGGCGAGCTCAAGGAATTTGTTTCCAGTATCCTGAAGCAAAGGGAAGTGCAATCAGGCAGCCTTTGCTTTACACCTTTCTGGAAGGTGTTAAAGTCGTTTTTCTTAATGTAGTAGAACTTGGTCCTGGAAAATCGCTTATCAACTCTCCAGAAGCTTCCATGGGTTACACAGCAGGGTTTTCTAGACCACCTTACCTTGCATTTGTAAGATAACAGCTAATAGAGAAAACACACTGTGATACAAAGGACAGACgtgagcagcaagcagaggcttttctgctctcttcttcAGAAGTTTAACTAGCAATTAGAGGTCCTGAAGTCTGGTATTTCACACAGCTTTCTGTGGGGCCTAGAAAGCTAGCAAGGGCTTACACGTTCAAGAAACACGTATGTGGAGTGGTGATATTTATAGAATGGAGGTATTTACAGCAGCGTTACAGACACTGTTGGTAGTGGAGTTGCAGGGAAGCCCAAACAGGACAACTGTGGATCCAAATACCAACAACAATAATTACTGAGAAGCTGAAGTGGCTGTGGTGATCTGCCAGCAAGCAGCTGTCCTCAGCTACGGGACCAAGGGctgctgcagacagagcagtacagaaacagaaactcGCGTGGGAGGAAGACCTTGCTACCTGCATAGAGGATCCCGCCACCAGCATGGAGTCTGACTCTGCCAGGCGTTGGTGCACAAAATCCACCTTCTCCCGGCTCACTGTGTCTCCAAAGAACGTCACGTCAGGCTTCAGGATTCCACCGCACTTCCTGCAAGCTGGGACTTGGAAATTGCGCACCTGCTCATCCGTCAGGAAGGCATCCCCATCCGGAGCCACACCAAGGGCTTCAGCTTTCCAGCCAGGGTTCAGAGCTTCAAAGTGCTCCTGAAGCTCAGAGCGTGAGGTTTGATCACCACACGTCAGGCAGAAAACCCTGAAATGCAGAGCGAAGTCTTAACAGAGAGCTTTACGTCAGCTGAAGCCCCGGAGCCATAACTTGTTCCTTACTAGGCCTGGGAAGTCTGTTGCCATTATCACATTTATTTACTGCGTAGTGCAGGCCAGTGAGTTGTCTGCCTGCCTCCAAATGTTGCTTTGCAGGGATGCTCTACACTATGCACTTTGACCCTTGCGCTTTGACTACCTTGCACTCCCTCTCACAGTTAAGGCTGTGCTTTTTCATCTGGAAGTTTTGGGTGATCACAGGCAGCTCGCAGAGCTCTGCTCCGGTGTGCTGTCTGCTCTGATGTGCCTGGCCTGAGTGTTCCTGGCACTGCCCTCTCAACTTTGAACACGCCATCTCCACTAGCACCGTGCATTTATGTGTTGTCTCCTTTCTCAGCAGCTAACACTGCACCTAAGCACCGGTGACCCGGAGCAGAACACCACTGGTCAACCATCTTCCCTTTACCTAGAGAGTACCTGTGCGTGCAGCCGTGCAGTTCTGTCATGCGCTGGCTCCCAGCTTTGGTGTGAAGCGCATCCACGTTCTGGGTCACCAGCCAGTGCAGCTTCCCCAGCTTCtcccagtgcctcagcaccagGTGGGCCGTGTTTGGCTGGTGGGAGGAGAACTGTGGCCAGCCCACGAAGTTCCTCGCCCAGTAGCGCTGCCGGGCAGTGGCACTGCGGACGAACTCTGCATGCTGGATGGGCCGCCGGTCTGACCTGGCATAGAGCCCCACACCTTCCGAGCGGTAATCAGGGATCCCTGACTCAGTGGAGATTCCAGCTCCGGTCATTACAAACAGCTTTTTGGAGTTGGAAATAAAACGCTGCATCTCTTCTACTTCTGCGGGATGCGGGGGGAGGCAGGCTGGTACAAAAGCCAGGTTTGGGGACGCGCTGGGGACAGAGTGGTGCCGGAGGTGGTGCGGTCTGAtggctctgcagcctcctgggAGCCTCCTGGCAGGGAACATGTTGAGCTAAAAGCCAAGAACAGGACACGAGGCAGGTAAACGAGAGCAAAGAGCATATCCCTGTGCCCGTTGTCTTGGGATTCTCCAGAAAATGATGCTAATGgttctttgtgctttttttttttttttttccctttgtttgtgAAGAAACccaaattattttggaaatagGAAAGCGTTCCTACATTCCCACATCCTGTTCACAGAGTAACACTGAGGACTGCTCAGAAGGCACAGTTTTCTGTGAAACAGTAATTGGCTCTGAGAAGAACGCCCATCCCAATGCTCCCAGCGGCAGCTTGGCAGCGCTTAAACTGCTTCCACCGATGGCGGTGCCCCATTCCTGTCCCTCACTATCAAGAGAGCTCTCAGAAGGAATTGTTTTGACAGGGAATGGAGCTGTGACAGCCTGACCCACAAATGGAGACAGCGTGTAGGCTGACCCACAAAAGAGGGAAGCAGGGAAGGCTTAGAAGCAGAAATAACACGTCTGAGAGACTCTGTGGAGCACCAGAAGAGTGTCAGGGAAAAACTTACAGACGATGGAAGACTTCTCAGGAAACGCAAGGCAGCTTTGGAAACCCAAGTGCTCAGAGGTCAGCAGCACAAACCAGAACCCCGAGCGTACCGATCGGGGCCCACAGACGGCGTTGGCTTTAGCACACACCCGAAatgctctgcaggcagaggacAGGCGGCATAAGGCAGCAGACAGGCCGGAAATTCAGAGGGACAGCTATGCTACCCGAATCCTTTCTGCTGTAACAGTGACATGGCGGGGGGGAGGTGGGTCACACAGCGAGCACGGCTGGTGAGATAGCAACGTTACAGCAAACAGAGCACAACCGCGTACCTTTCATAGCGCTGCCAGCTCCGAGAACGGCTTCCTGCCAGCAGGGCTTTGTGGGAAATGCAGTctgtgcacagctca of Gallus gallus isolate bGalGal1 chromosome 15, bGalGal1.mat.broiler.GRCg7b, whole genome shotgun sequence contains these proteins:
- the SIRT4 gene encoding NAD-dependent protein lipoamidase sirtuin-4, mitochondrial isoform X3; translation: MAGYWEKFSTSNNRASDKPHWLRYCHCAKLTAPSAPPTRPEAAPPPTSQRAGALPRAPHLRPRAPPAAAAPRSERRCVRGGARRSGAAAELERGVCREPAMLNMFPARRLPGGCRAIRPHHLRHHSVPSASPNLAFVPACLPPHPAEVEEMQRFISNSKKLFVMTGAGISTESGIPDYRSEGVGLYARSDRRPIQHAEFVRSATARQRYWARNFVGWPQFSSHQPNTAHLVLRHWEKLGKLHWLVTQNVDALHTKAGSQRMTELHGCTHRVFCLTCGDQTSRSELQEHFEALNPGWKAEALGVAPDGDAFLTDEQVRNFQVPACRKCGGILKPDVTFFGDTVSREKVDFVHQRLAESDSMLVAGSSMQVCTGCPGEAAANRSPQHWAHEVRSLCIPQAEFPLWRAAAFDSCTLSQRAEHQWLSGVKLSRQAFPIRTSP
- the SIRT4 gene encoding NAD-dependent protein lipoamidase sirtuin-4, mitochondrial isoform X4, giving the protein MAGYWEKFSTSNNRASDKPHWLRYCHCAKLTAPSAPPTRPEAAPPPTSQRAGALPRAPHLRPRAPPAAAAPRSERRCVRGGARRSGAAAELERGVCREPAMLNMFPARRLPGGCRAIRPHHLRHHSVPSASPNLAFVPACLPPHPAEVEEMQRFISNSKKLFVMTGAGISTESGIPDYRSEGVGLYARSDRRPIQHAEFVRSATARQRYWARNFVGWPQFSSHQPNTAHLVLRHWEKLGKLHWLVTQNVDALHTKAGSQRMTELHGCTHRVFCLTCGDQTSRSELQEHFEALNPGWKAEALGVAPDGDAFLTDEQVRNFQVPACRKCGGILKPDVTFFGDTVSREKVDFVHQRLAESDSMLVAGSSMQVYSGYRFALAAREKQLPIAVLNIGPTRLDHFASLKLNSRCGELLPLIVAH
- the SIRT4 gene encoding NAD-dependent protein lipoamidase sirtuin-4, mitochondrial isoform X2, with product MAGYWEKFSTSNNRASDKPHWLRYCHCAKLTAPSAPPTRPEAAPPPTSQRAGALPRAPHLRPRAPPAAAAPRSERRCVRGGARRSGAAAELERGVCREPAMLNMFPARRLPGGCRAIRPHHLRHHSVPSASPNLAFVPACLPPHPAEVEEMQRFISNSKKLFVMTGAGISTESGIPDYRSEGVGLYARSDRRPIQHAEFVRSATARQRYWARNFVGWPQFSSHQPNTAHLVLRHWEKLGKLHWLVTQNVDALHTKAGSQRMTELHGCTHRVFCLTCGDQTSRSELQEHFEALNPGWKAEALGVAPDGDAFLTDEQVRNFQVPACRKCGGILKPDVTFFGDTVSREKVDFVHQRLAESDSMLVAGSSMQVCTGCPGEAAANRSPQHWAHEVRSLCIPQAEFPLWRAAAFDSCTLSQRAEHQWLSGVKLSRQGELLQSEGQPQDPYTWAPVMPGEGSKPHTCQPDSFLH
- the SIRT4 gene encoding NAD-dependent protein lipoamidase sirtuin-4, mitochondrial isoform X1; this encodes MAGYWEKFSTSNNRASDKPHWLRYCHCAKLTAPSAPPTRPEAAPPPTSQRAGALPRAPHLRPRAPPAAAAPRSERRCVRGGARRSGAAAELERGVCREPAMLNMFPARRLPGGCRAIRPHHLRHHSVPSASPNLAFVPACLPPHPAEVEEMQRFISNSKKLFVMTGAGISTESGIPDYRSEGVGLYARSDRRPIQHAEFVRSATARQRYWARNFVGWPQFSSHQPNTAHLVLRHWEKLGKLHWLVTQNVDALHTKAGSQRMTELHGCTHRVFCLTCGDQTSRSELQEHFEALNPGWKAEALGVAPDGDAFLTDEQVRNFQVPACRKCGGILKPDVTFFGDTVSREKVDFVHQRLAESDSMLVAGSSMQVCTGCPGEAAANRSPQHWAHEVRSLCIPQAEFPLWRAAAFDSCTLSQRAEHQWLSGVKLSRQGLNLSKGELLQSEGQPQDPYTWAPVMPGEGSKPHTCQPDSFLH
- the SIRT4 gene encoding NAD-dependent protein lipoamidase sirtuin-4, mitochondrial isoform X5; translated protein: MFPARRLPGGCRAIRPHHLRHHSVPSASPNLAFVPACLPPHPAEVEEMQRFISNSKKLFVMTGAGISTESGIPDYRSEGVGLYARSDRRPIQHAEFVRSATARQRYWARNFVGWPQFSSHQPNTAHLVLRHWEKLGKLHWLVTQNVDALHTKAGSQRMTELHGCTHRVFCLTCGDQTSRSELQEHFEALNPGWKAEALGVAPDGDAFLTDEQVRNFQVPACRKCGGILKPDVTFFGDTVSREKVDFVHQRLAESDSMLVAGSSMQVCTGCPGEAAANRSPQHWAHEVRSLCIPQAEFPLWRAAAFDSCTLSQRAEHQWLSGVKLSRQGLNLSKGELLQSEGQPQDPYTWAPVMPGEGSKPHTCQPDSFLH